Proteins encoded by one window of Candidatus Zixiibacteriota bacterium:
- the rplA gene encoding 50S ribosomal protein L1, which yields MKRSKQFQEFRKKVDRLKKYPLDEAVAVLKENHYAKFDESIEVAVRLGVNPKHADQMVRGTVALPNGTGKKVRVAVFAQGDKATEAQEAGADFVGAEDLAEKIKGGWTDFDVAVATPDMMKILGPLGKVLGPRGLMPNPKTGTVTMDVGRAVKELRGGRIEFRIDKQSNVAVSVGKLSFEANQISENVMAFIDAIMRAKPATAKGAYLLGVSICSTMSPGIKLDHQLLTAALKQ from the coding sequence ATGAAACGTTCCAAACAATTCCAGGAATTCCGCAAGAAGGTTGACCGTCTCAAGAAGTATCCGCTTGACGAGGCCGTGGCGGTTCTCAAGGAGAATCATTACGCCAAGTTTGACGAGTCGATCGAGGTTGCTGTGCGGCTGGGAGTAAACCCGAAGCACGCGGACCAGATGGTTCGCGGCACGGTGGCGCTGCCTAACGGGACCGGTAAGAAGGTTCGGGTGGCGGTGTTCGCCCAGGGTGATAAGGCGACTGAGGCTCAGGAAGCCGGCGCGGATTTTGTGGGCGCCGAGGATCTGGCCGAGAAGATCAAGGGCGGCTGGACCGACTTTGATGTTGCCGTGGCGACTCCCGATATGATGAAGATTCTCGGGCCATTGGGTAAAGTGCTGGGTCCGCGGGGACTTATGCCGAACCCGAAGACCGGGACCGTTACCATGGATGTAGGCCGTGCCGTGAAAGAGTTGCGGGGCGGACGAATCGAGTTTCGCATTGACAAGCAGTCCAATGTGGCTGTGTCGGTGGGCAAGTTGTCATTTGAAGCGAATCAGATTTCGGAAAACGTGATGGCTTTCATTGATGCGATCATGCGTGCCAAGCCGGCTACCGCCAAAGGCGCTTATCTTCTGGGAGTGTCGATATGCTCGACCATGAGCCCGGGGATTAAGCTGGACCATCAACTTTTAACGGCCGCTTTGAAGCAATAG
- the secE gene encoding preprotein translocase subunit SecE, whose amino-acid sequence MEKIVRFLKEVVAELRKVTWPSKDELVGSTIVTIVVSLIVAIFIGIVDRILTLIITTIFGRGLGG is encoded by the coding sequence ATGGAAAAGATCGTTAGGTTCTTGAAAGAGGTTGTGGCTGAACTCAGGAAAGTCACGTGGCCCAGTAAGGATGAGTTGGTCGGTTCCACTATCGTGACGATAGTGGTGTCACTGATTGTCGCCATTTTTATCGGGATCGTTGATCGTATCCTGACTCTGATCATAACCACCATTTTCGGAAGAGGACTGGGAGGTTAA
- the nusG gene encoding transcription termination/antitermination protein NusG, translating to MALRWYAVHTLSGHEQKAKRYLESAIANAGMEGLFGLILVPTEEVTEMKQGKRTTSTKKFLPSYILVEMDLSKQTQELVVSTPGITNFVGAGGSPKALRQSEVERIIGQIDRSRTEEVSDIPFQAGDSVKVNDGPFMDFSGTVSEVNMERRKVKVMVSIFGRPTPVELDFLQVELIKK from the coding sequence ATGGCCTTGCGCTGGTATGCCGTACATACTCTGTCCGGTCACGAACAGAAAGCCAAAAGGTATCTCGAGTCGGCCATCGCCAATGCGGGGATGGAGGGTCTGTTCGGGCTGATTCTCGTGCCGACGGAGGAAGTGACGGAAATGAAACAGGGGAAACGGACGACGTCGACCAAGAAGTTCCTTCCCAGCTATATTCTAGTTGAGATGGATTTGAGCAAGCAGACGCAGGAGCTGGTTGTGTCCACGCCCGGCATTACTAATTTTGTCGGAGCCGGCGGAAGTCCGAAGGCGCTTCGACAGAGCGAGGTCGAGCGGATTATCGGTCAAATCGATCGTAGTCGTACCGAAGAGGTCAGCGACATACCGTTTCAGGCCGGCGACAGTGTTAAGGTCAATGATGGTCCGTTTATGGATTTCTCCGGAACGGTGAGCGAGGTCAATATGGAGCGTCGCAAGGTCAAGGTGATGGTGTCCATTTTCGGTCGTCCGACTCCGGTGGAACTTGATTTTCTTCAGGTTGAGTTGATTAAGAAGTAA
- the rplL gene encoding 50S ribosomal protein L7/L12 → MANAVIEEIVNKISELSAMDLADLSKAIQEKFGVTAAAPVAYAPGAAAAAGPAAAEEKTEFDVVLNSAGDKKIQVIKVVRELTSLGLKEAKDLVEGAPCKVKEGLGKEDAQKAKAKLEEAGAVVEIK, encoded by the coding sequence GTGGCAAACGCAGTGATTGAAGAAATTGTCAACAAGATCTCTGAGCTGAGTGCGATGGATCTGGCTGATCTTTCGAAAGCGATTCAGGAGAAGTTCGGTGTGACCGCGGCTGCTCCGGTTGCTTATGCTCCTGGCGCTGCCGCAGCTGCAGGTCCGGCTGCTGCCGAGGAGAAGACGGAATTCGATGTGGTTCTGAACTCCGCTGGTGACAAGAAGATTCAGGTCATCAAGGTGGTTCGTGAGTTGACCTCACTGGGCTTAAAGGAAGCCAAGGACCTCGTCGAAGGCGCTCCGTGTAAGGTAAAAGAAGGCTTGGGCAAAGAAGACGCCCAGAAGGCCAAAGCCAAGCTCGAAGAGGCTGGCGCAGTCGTCGAAATAAAGTAG
- the rplJ gene encoding 50S ribosomal protein L10, giving the protein MPKPEKIEAVAEMKKLFEASGSLFVTDYQGLNVADMTHLRKNLRDNSIKYLIGKNTLMKLAAREAGIKGLDDHFVGPTAVAFTSADPAMAAKILNDSFREKELPRMKAFVVDNQVYEGTEIKRLAELPPREILLSQLVAAVESPFSALVGSLDGFFRELIGSVDALAEKKKSEG; this is encoded by the coding sequence ATGCCTAAACCGGAAAAAATCGAAGCCGTTGCCGAGATGAAGAAGCTTTTCGAAGCTTCCGGCTCCTTGTTTGTTACTGACTACCAGGGTCTTAACGTGGCTGACATGACGCATTTGCGCAAGAACCTCCGTGACAACAGTATTAAATACCTGATTGGCAAGAACACCCTGATGAAGCTGGCGGCCCGTGAGGCCGGCATCAAGGGGCTCGATGATCATTTTGTCGGTCCGACCGCGGTCGCGTTTACCAGCGCCGACCCGGCCATGGCGGCCAAAATCCTCAATGATTCGTTCAGGGAAAAAGAATTGCCGAGGATGAAGGCTTTCGTGGTTGACAACCAGGTATATGAGGGAACCGAGATCAAGCGTCTGGCTGAACTGCCCCCGAGAGAGATTCTGTTGAGTCAGTTGGTCGCGGCGGTTGAGTCGCCGTTCAGCGCGCTCGTAGGCAGTCTGGATGGATTTTTCCGTGAGCTTATCGGCAGTGTTGATGCGCTCGCGGAAAAGAAAAAGAGTGAAGGTTGA
- the rpmG gene encoding 50S ribosomal protein L33 — protein sequence MPRDRIILACGECKRRNYYTTKNKRLHPERVEYRKYCRFCDKHTVHKETR from the coding sequence ATGCCCAGAGATAGAATAATATTGGCGTGTGGTGAATGTAAGCGTAGGAACTACTATACCACAAAAAACAAGCGCCTGCATCCGGAGCGCGTGGAGTATCGTAAGTATTGTCGTTTCTGCGACAAGCATACCGTGCACAAAGAGACACGTTAG
- the rpoB gene encoding DNA-directed RNA polymerase subunit beta, giving the protein MTQSKMIERINYGVGSDATEMPNLLEVQLNSYNDFLQPHVPAGKREKAGLHQIFSEVFPVTDVHENYSLEYVGYHLGPTRYSIDECRERNMTFAAPLRVTMRLISRQGEGEQKEVKDIIEQDVYLGELPLVTEWGTFIINGAERVVVSQLHRSPGVFFDEETHPNGKRLFSARIIPYRGSWMEFSTDINDVMYLYIDSKRKLPVTIMLRILGHSTDDDIVKLFYDPVEFNPGRKKEVNLDGAHLAETIVDKETGEILYSAGDPIDDAMLEKIKDNGVKSFKIVPAKDRREVPVILNTIKKDTTKSREEALFKIYSILRPGEPPSLEMAESLVDKFFFGNKRYDLGEVGRYMINQRMGVDVPLDRTTLDGKDFVAIIRYLTGLCNDIGFTDDIDHLGNRRARTVGELLGNLFSVGLTRIARTIRERLSLKDQENLTPQLLVNARTVSSVIDTFFGSSQLSQFMDQTNPLSELTHKRRLSALGPGGLTRERAGFEVRDVHHTHYGRMCPIETPEGPNIGLITSMATYARINKYGFLETPYRKVVKGKVTDEIEYLSADQEDRYHIAQCNEPLDNKGRFVRDLIMARNRSDYPFVKPEEIQYMDVSPRQIVSVAASLIPFLEHDDANRALMGSNMQRQSVPLLKTEAPLIGTGMERKVASDAGAVIKTREAGEVVYVDAEKVVIRPDVRQRVGKLGYVEDIEYKMTKFRRSNQDTCISYHPTVALGATVKEGDVIADGPAVDKGELALGNNVLVAFMPWRGYNFEDAIILSERLVREDIFTSIHVEEYELQVRDTKRGSEEITREIPNVSEEALLNLDEQGIIRVGAEVEAGDIMVGKVTPKGETELSPEERLLRAIFGEKAGDVKDASLKAPPGMKGVVIRTQVFTRKERTEEAKKAEKEQVAQIKKIFNKKISDIAKLRNQKIGELADGKSSQTVRSVVDNSVVVRSGHKYKAEFFAEFDFDSVVAPDGFTDDDGANKHINGIIAEASELIDAKKQEMEIEVDKVVRGAELPPGVKQLVKVTVAIRRKISVGDKMAGRHGNKGVVSKVVPVEDMPYMEDGTPVDIILNPLGVPSRMNVGQILETHLGWAARRLNEHIATPVFEGATVEQIQEKLRKAGLPENGKLQLYDGLTGNGFDNPVTVGYIYMLKLSHLVDDKIHARSIGPYSLVTQQPLGGKAQFGGQRFGEMEVWALEAYGAAYTLQEMLTVKSDDVTGRSKVYEAIVKGENPPEPGYPEAFNVLIKELQALGLDVKLVEK; this is encoded by the coding sequence TTGACCCAGTCTAAAATGATTGAACGTATTAACTACGGTGTGGGATCCGATGCAACGGAGATGCCCAACCTTTTGGAAGTTCAGTTGAACTCCTATAACGATTTTCTCCAGCCTCATGTGCCCGCGGGGAAAAGAGAAAAGGCCGGCCTGCACCAAATATTCAGCGAAGTTTTCCCGGTTACCGATGTTCACGAGAACTACTCGTTGGAATATGTCGGCTATCATCTCGGCCCAACCCGGTATAGCATTGACGAGTGCCGCGAGCGCAATATGACTTTTGCCGCTCCGCTCCGGGTTACCATGAGACTTATTTCGCGTCAGGGAGAGGGGGAGCAGAAGGAAGTCAAGGACATCATTGAGCAGGATGTCTATCTTGGCGAGCTTCCGCTGGTCACCGAGTGGGGGACTTTCATCATAAATGGCGCCGAACGCGTTGTGGTCAGTCAGCTTCACCGAAGCCCCGGTGTTTTCTTCGACGAAGAAACCCATCCTAACGGCAAGAGGCTCTTCTCGGCTCGTATTATTCCTTATCGTGGAAGCTGGATGGAGTTCAGCACTGACATCAACGATGTCATGTATCTCTATATCGATTCCAAACGAAAACTCCCCGTCACGATAATGCTTCGAATCCTCGGCCATTCCACCGATGACGATATCGTCAAGTTGTTTTACGACCCCGTAGAGTTCAATCCGGGCCGGAAAAAAGAAGTCAATCTCGATGGGGCCCATCTGGCCGAGACGATTGTTGACAAGGAGACGGGTGAGATCCTGTATTCCGCGGGTGATCCCATTGACGATGCCATGCTTGAAAAAATCAAGGATAACGGCGTCAAGAGTTTCAAAATTGTCCCCGCTAAAGACCGTCGTGAGGTGCCGGTAATCCTAAATACGATCAAAAAGGATACTACCAAGTCGCGCGAAGAAGCGCTGTTCAAGATATATTCTATTCTCCGTCCCGGTGAGCCGCCGTCGCTTGAGATGGCGGAGTCGCTGGTGGATAAATTCTTTTTCGGCAACAAGCGCTATGATCTGGGCGAGGTTGGCCGGTATATGATCAACCAGCGTATGGGGGTGGATGTCCCGCTGGACAGGACGACTTTGGACGGCAAGGATTTTGTGGCCATTATCAGGTATCTGACCGGTTTGTGCAACGATATCGGTTTCACCGATGACATCGATCATCTGGGTAACCGTCGCGCCCGCACTGTCGGCGAACTGCTCGGGAATCTGTTTTCGGTTGGTCTTACGCGCATCGCCCGCACTATTCGTGAGCGTCTGTCTCTGAAGGACCAGGAAAACCTGACGCCGCAACTTCTGGTTAACGCCCGCACCGTTTCGTCGGTGATCGACACGTTCTTTGGTTCATCGCAGCTTTCGCAGTTCATGGACCAGACAAATCCTTTGTCGGAACTCACGCACAAGCGCCGTCTTTCGGCTCTAGGCCCGGGCGGTCTGACCCGCGAAAGAGCCGGGTTCGAGGTGCGTGACGTTCACCACACTCATTATGGACGCATGTGTCCCATCGAGACTCCGGAAGGACCGAATATCGGTCTGATTACCTCGATGGCTACTTACGCCAGAATCAATAAATACGGTTTTTTGGAGACTCCTTATCGCAAGGTCGTCAAGGGGAAGGTGACCGATGAAATCGAGTATCTTTCGGCCGATCAGGAGGACCGTTACCATATAGCTCAGTGTAACGAGCCGCTGGATAACAAGGGCAGGTTCGTGCGGGACCTGATCATGGCCCGCAACCGTTCGGACTATCCGTTCGTGAAGCCTGAAGAGATCCAGTACATGGATGTTTCTCCCCGTCAGATCGTATCCGTGGCGGCATCGCTGATTCCGTTTCTGGAGCATGACGACGCCAACCGCGCTCTCATGGGCTCCAACATGCAGCGCCAGTCAGTGCCGCTTCTGAAAACGGAGGCTCCGCTGATTGGAACCGGCATGGAACGCAAAGTGGCCTCTGATGCCGGGGCGGTAATAAAAACCCGGGAGGCGGGCGAAGTCGTGTATGTTGACGCCGAGAAGGTTGTGATCCGTCCCGATGTCCGTCAGCGTGTCGGCAAACTCGGTTATGTCGAGGACATAGAGTACAAGATGACCAAGTTCCGTCGCTCCAACCAGGATACGTGTATCAGTTATCACCCCACCGTCGCTCTGGGAGCGACTGTTAAGGAAGGTGATGTTATAGCCGACGGACCGGCGGTCGATAAGGGCGAGTTGGCGCTGGGGAACAACGTTCTCGTTGCTTTTATGCCCTGGCGCGGATACAACTTCGAAGACGCCATCATTCTTTCGGAGCGACTGGTTCGTGAAGATATCTTCACTTCGATCCACGTAGAGGAATACGAACTGCAGGTTCGCGATACCAAACGCGGTTCGGAAGAGATCACGCGGGAGATTCCCAATGTCTCTGAAGAAGCGCTACTGAATCTGGACGAGCAGGGGATTATTCGCGTCGGCGCTGAAGTTGAGGCCGGCGACATTATGGTCGGCAAGGTCACGCCCAAAGGTGAGACAGAGCTCTCTCCGGAGGAGCGTCTGCTGAGAGCCATCTTCGGCGAGAAGGCGGGAGATGTCAAGGACGCCAGTCTGAAGGCGCCGCCCGGAATGAAGGGTGTGGTCATCAGGACCCAGGTCTTTACCCGTAAAGAGAGAACCGAAGAGGCCAAGAAGGCGGAGAAAGAGCAGGTTGCGCAGATCAAGAAGATCTTCAATAAGAAGATCAGCGACATCGCCAAGTTGCGCAACCAGAAGATCGGTGAGCTGGCGGACGGCAAATCGTCGCAGACGGTTCGTTCGGTCGTGGATAATTCCGTGGTGGTACGCTCCGGTCACAAGTACAAGGCCGAGTTTTTCGCGGAGTTCGATTTCGACTCGGTCGTTGCCCCGGACGGTTTTACGGATGATGATGGCGCTAACAAGCACATCAACGGTATTATTGCCGAAGCCAGCGAGCTTATCGATGCGAAGAAGCAGGAGATGGAGATCGAGGTGGACAAGGTGGTCCGCGGCGCCGAACTTCCTCCGGGTGTAAAGCAGCTTGTCAAGGTGACGGTTGCTATTCGCCGCAAGATCTCTGTCGGTGATAAGATGGCGGGGCGACACGGCAACAAGGGTGTCGTGTCCAAGGTCGTGCCCGTTGAGGATATGCCTTATATGGAAGACGGTACTCCCGTCGATATCATCCTCAACCCGCTCGGCGTACCATCGCGTATGAACGTTGGTCAGATTCTCGAGACACATTTGGGCTGGGCCGCCAGAAGGCTCAATGAGCATATTGCCACCCCGGTGTTCGAGGGCGCCACTGTTGAACAGATACAGGAGAAATTGCGCAAAGCCGGTCTTCCCGAGAACGGCAAACTTCAGTTGTACGATGGTCTCACCGGCAACGGATTTGACAATCCGGTAACGGTCGGGTACATCTATATGCTGAAGTTGTCGCACCTTGTGGATGATAAGATCCATGCCCGCTCCATTGGCCCTTACTCTCTGGTTACCCAGCAGCCGCTGGGTGGTAAGGCGCAGTTCGGTGGCCAGCGGTTTGGTGAAATGGAAGTGTGGGCGCTTGAGGCCTACGGCGCGGCTTATACTCTCCAGGAGATGCTTACGGTTAAGTCTGATGACGTGACCGGACGCAGCAAGGTCTACGAGGCGATCGTCAAGGGTGAGAACCCGCCGGAACCGGGTTATCCCGAGGCGTTCAATGTGTTGATAAAGGAACTTCAGGCGCTTGGCCTGGATGTCAAACTGGTAGAGAAATAG
- the rplK gene encoding 50S ribosomal protein L11, with translation MAKKVAGLIKLQIPAGGATPAPPVGPALGQRGVNIMEFCKAFNARTQGGSGILTPVIITVYTDKSFSFETKTPPASTLLKMAAKLAKGSGVPNKDKVGKVTMDQIREIAQNKMKDLNAASIETAMLMIAGTARSMGIEVEK, from the coding sequence GTGGCAAAGAAAGTAGCGGGATTGATAAAGCTTCAGATACCGGCCGGCGGTGCCACCCCGGCGCCACCGGTAGGCCCGGCTCTGGGACAGCGCGGCGTGAACATTATGGAGTTCTGCAAAGCGTTTAACGCGCGTACTCAGGGCGGCAGCGGGATTCTGACCCCCGTGATTATCACGGTTTATACGGATAAGTCTTTCTCTTTTGAGACCAAGACGCCGCCTGCCTCGACGCTTCTGAAGATGGCCGCCAAGCTGGCCAAGGGTTCAGGGGTGCCGAATAAGGACAAGGTTGGCAAGGTCACCATGGACCAGATCCGGGAAATAGCTCAGAACAAGATGAAGGACTTAAACGCGGCCTCAATTGAAACGGCGATGTTGATGATCGCTGGAACGGCCCGGTCGATGGGCATTGAGGTAGAAAAGTAA